A single window of Granulicella mallensis MP5ACTX8 DNA harbors:
- a CDS encoding M24 family metallopeptidase: MNQLKRRRAAMRIAATAGMDALLVTHPPDVRYLTGFTGSNGALALSGGRACLFTDGRYKTQAKAEVTGLRVVVEQKPATTLAAEWLAASGAKRCGFDATQTTVAGLERLRKALPAKLHRAFFAPVEGLVARLREVKDADELVLVRRAADLGCSLFEGVLEHVVAGATEAEVAAALEFKARMGGAEAMSFETIIASGERSALPHGRATTAKLPRRGFCTMDFGVLLDGYCSDMTRTVHLGKASQREWDVYHSVLEAQQAAVAAVVPGISCGEVDEAARSVLRRAKLDKFFSHSTGHGVGLEIHEGPRLAAKQEQVLETGMVVTIEPGVYLPGEFGIRIEDMVLVTQTGGEVLTAASPKAWIEL, encoded by the coding sequence ATGAATCAACTCAAGAGACGGCGAGCAGCGATGCGGATCGCGGCAACGGCGGGGATGGACGCCCTGCTGGTGACGCACCCCCCTGATGTTCGCTATCTGACGGGATTTACAGGCTCCAACGGCGCGCTGGCCCTGTCCGGCGGGCGGGCCTGCCTCTTTACGGATGGTCGCTACAAGACACAGGCCAAGGCCGAGGTGACCGGGCTTCGTGTCGTCGTCGAGCAGAAGCCCGCCACGACGCTGGCAGCGGAGTGGCTTGCCGCCTCAGGCGCAAAGCGCTGCGGCTTCGATGCGACGCAGACCACGGTGGCCGGCCTGGAGAGGCTTCGCAAGGCCTTGCCTGCGAAGCTGCACCGCGCCTTTTTTGCTCCGGTCGAAGGCCTTGTCGCCCGCCTGCGCGAGGTAAAGGATGCCGACGAGCTGGTGCTGGTGCGCCGTGCGGCGGACCTCGGTTGCAGCCTCTTCGAGGGCGTTCTGGAGCACGTAGTGGCGGGTGCGACCGAGGCCGAGGTGGCTGCGGCGTTGGAGTTCAAGGCGCGTATGGGCGGGGCCGAGGCGATGAGCTTCGAGACGATCATTGCCAGTGGAGAGCGGTCGGCGTTGCCTCATGGCCGTGCGACCACGGCTAAACTGCCTCGCCGCGGCTTTTGTACGATGGATTTCGGGGTGTTGCTGGACGGTTATTGCTCGGATATGACCCGTACCGTGCACCTTGGCAAGGCGAGCCAGCGCGAGTGGGACGTGTATCATTCGGTGCTGGAAGCCCAACAGGCCGCGGTTGCGGCTGTAGTTCCGGGCATAAGCTGCGGCGAGGTCGACGAGGCCGCGAGATCGGTATTGCGGCGAGCGAAGCTGGACAAGTTTTTTTCGCACTCGACGGGCCACGGCGTCGGCCTGGAGATTCATGAGGGGCCGAGGCTGGCGGCGAAGCAGGAACAGGTGCTCGAGACTGGAATGGTTGTGACGATCGAGCCGGGTGTTTATCTGCCGGGTGAGTTTGGCATCCGCATTGAAGATATGGTGCTGGTGACACAAACCGGTGGCGAGGTGCTGACGGCGGCAAGCCCGAAAGCATGGATAGAGCTGTAA
- the accB gene encoding acetyl-CoA carboxylase biotin carboxyl carrier protein, with the protein MDGNDLKELRELVEFLKASGVEEFEMERPDLKVGLKFAGETPVAAAAPAGFDMAQLAALMAAQRGSAPAPVAVAAPVASAPAAAVPAAEVDPHAGAHIVKSPIVGTFYDAPSPDAEVFVKVGDQVEAGKVLCIVEAMKLMNEIESDAAGEIVKVLVKPGQPVEYGQPLFAIKAR; encoded by the coding sequence ATGGACGGAAATGATCTGAAGGAATTGCGCGAGCTGGTCGAGTTTTTGAAGGCCAGCGGTGTCGAAGAGTTCGAGATGGAGCGGCCGGACCTGAAGGTTGGGTTGAAGTTTGCGGGCGAGACCCCGGTAGCGGCTGCTGCTCCTGCGGGCTTTGACATGGCGCAGTTAGCCGCCCTGATGGCTGCCCAGCGCGGTAGTGCTCCGGCTCCGGTTGCGGTCGCGGCTCCTGTCGCAAGTGCTCCTGCTGCGGCTGTACCTGCGGCTGAGGTCGATCCGCACGCGGGCGCGCACATCGTGAAGTCGCCGATCGTCGGCACGTTCTACGATGCCCCCTCGCCGGATGCCGAGGTCTTTGTGAAGGTCGGAGATCAGGTCGAGGCAGGCAAGGTTCTCTGCATCGTCGAAGCGATGAAGCTGATGAATGAGATTGAGTCTGACGCTGCGGGCGAAATCGTGAAGGTGCTGGTCAAGCCCGGGCAGCCGGTGGAGTACGGACAGCCGCTGTTCGCGATCAAGGCGCGGTAG
- the accC gene encoding acetyl-CoA carboxylase biotin carboxylase subunit, whose translation MIRKVLIANRGEIALRVISACKEMGIRTVAVYSEADRNSLHVRFADEAICIGPPKSADSYLNVPAVISAAEIAGADAVHPGYGLLSENANFAEVCRASNIKFIGPPPEVTRMMGEKSTARQTMKKAKVPILPGSDGIVATEGEALEWAQSVKYPVILKAVAGGGGRGMRICRSKEELPALYQQASTEALNAFGNGELYMEKFIERPRHIEFQVLADEHGNVMSLGERECSIQRRHQKLIEEAPSLQITPKQREEMGKVIKRSLKDIGYWNAGTIEFLMDEDGQIYFIEMNTRIQVEHCVTEMVTGVDLVKAQLRIASGEKLSDIVPKQPEIIGHAIECRINAEHPEKFTPSPGKITVYNVPGGNGVRVDTAQYAEGVVPQYYDSLIAKLICHGKDREEAMNKMQRALSQFVVQGIHTTIPLHEKIFADAEFRSGAFDTKFMERFLEREKDRLKAEAK comes from the coding sequence ATGATTCGTAAGGTACTGATTGCAAATCGCGGAGAGATTGCATTGCGCGTGATCAGCGCGTGCAAGGAGATGGGCATCCGCACGGTAGCGGTGTACTCGGAGGCCGACCGCAACAGCCTGCATGTGCGGTTCGCCGATGAGGCAATCTGCATCGGGCCGCCCAAGTCGGCGGACAGCTATCTCAACGTTCCGGCGGTGATTTCGGCGGCGGAGATCGCGGGTGCGGACGCTGTGCACCCTGGTTACGGTCTGTTGAGCGAGAACGCCAACTTTGCCGAGGTATGCCGCGCGTCGAACATCAAGTTCATCGGGCCTCCGCCAGAGGTCACGCGCATGATGGGCGAGAAGTCCACCGCGCGCCAGACGATGAAGAAGGCCAAGGTGCCGATTCTCCCCGGCTCGGACGGCATCGTTGCGACCGAGGGCGAGGCGCTGGAGTGGGCGCAGTCAGTCAAGTATCCCGTGATCCTGAAGGCCGTTGCCGGTGGCGGCGGACGCGGCATGCGCATCTGCCGCAGCAAGGAAGAGCTTCCGGCGCTGTACCAGCAGGCCTCGACCGAGGCGCTCAACGCGTTCGGCAACGGCGAGCTGTACATGGAGAAGTTCATCGAGCGGCCCCGGCACATCGAGTTCCAGGTGCTGGCCGACGAGCATGGCAACGTGATGTCGCTGGGCGAGCGCGAGTGCTCCATTCAGCGGCGGCACCAGAAGCTGATCGAAGAGGCTCCAAGCCTGCAGATCACGCCCAAGCAGCGCGAAGAGATGGGCAAGGTTATCAAGCGGTCGCTCAAGGACATCGGCTACTGGAACGCGGGCACCATCGAGTTCCTGATGGACGAAGATGGCCAGATCTACTTCATCGAGATGAACACGCGCATCCAGGTGGAGCACTGCGTCACCGAGATGGTGACGGGGGTAGACCTCGTCAAGGCCCAGTTGCGGATCGCGTCGGGGGAGAAGCTCAGCGATATCGTGCCGAAGCAGCCTGAGATCATCGGCCACGCCATCGAGTGCCGCATCAACGCGGAGCACCCGGAGAAGTTCACGCCAAGCCCCGGCAAGATCACGGTCTACAACGTGCCCGGCGGCAACGGTGTGCGCGTGGATACGGCGCAGTATGCCGAGGGTGTTGTGCCGCAGTACTACGACTCGCTGATCGCGAAGCTGATCTGCCACGGCAAGGATCGCGAAGAGGCGATGAACAAGATGCAGCGCGCGCTGAGCCAGTTCGTAGTGCAGGGAATTCATACGACCATTCCACTGCATGAGAAGATCTTTGCCGATGCGGAGTTCCGCTCGGGCGCGTTCGATACGAAGTTCATGGAACGGTTCCTGGAGCGCGAGAAGGATCGGTTGAAGGCGGAAGCGAAGTAG
- the thiE gene encoding thiamine phosphate synthase has translation MPDRKMTPLYPIIDKETFTTRGILVADFARELRDAGVTLLQYRDKTGTPQEILQAAVEIAAVFAGVEATLILNDRADLAALAGWNGVHVGHLDLPPAAVRRVLGAGRMIGVSTHNDEQVRVADASEADYIAVGPVFATSTKLNAEPVVGLEGVQRARALTAKPIVAIGGINRENARAVIEAGADSIAVIGGLFSGGESAGKVARDFLEFLR, from the coding sequence TTGCCAGACCGTAAGATGACCCCGCTTTACCCCATCATCGACAAAGAAACTTTCACCACCCGCGGCATACTTGTCGCGGACTTCGCGCGCGAACTCCGCGATGCAGGGGTGACGCTTCTGCAATATCGCGACAAGACCGGTACCCCGCAGGAGATCCTGCAGGCCGCCGTGGAGATTGCAGCGGTATTCGCGGGAGTGGAGGCCACGCTGATCCTGAATGACCGCGCAGACCTCGCGGCACTGGCCGGTTGGAACGGCGTGCATGTGGGCCATCTCGACCTTCCCCCGGCGGCGGTGCGGCGTGTTCTGGGCGCTGGACGCATGATCGGCGTCTCGACGCATAACGACGAGCAGGTACGTGTGGCGGATGCAAGCGAGGCGGACTACATCGCGGTGGGGCCGGTCTTTGCGACCTCGACCAAGCTGAACGCCGAGCCGGTGGTGGGACTCGAAGGAGTACAGCGAGCGCGAGCGCTGACGGCGAAGCCCATCGTGGCGATTGGTGGGATTAACCGCGAAAATGCACGGGCTGTGATCGAGGCCGGAGCGGATTCAATCGCGGTCATCGGAGGCCTGTTTTCCGGCGGCGAGAGCGCTGGCAAAGTAGCGAGAGACTTTCTCGAGTTTTTACGGTAG
- a CDS encoding APC family permease, whose translation MGLFSATAIVMGSMIGSGIFIVPADMSRVLGSPALLIAAWLVTAVMTLIGALSYGELAAMMPKAGGQYVYLREGLGPIWGFLYGWTLFLVIQTGTIAAVGVAFGKFLGVFFPGVSQNRWLWHIGSGNIGLNTANLAAIAVITLLTFTNTRGVKLGAAVQNVFTSAKVLALLGMVAVGVVAKNAVAIAANFGAGWHAFFANAGWHTQHAVQVGVGGPIEYVGIFTVIAVVQVGSLFSSDAWNNVTFTAGEIRNPKRNLPLSLALGTGVVLLLYILCNFVFLSVLPMVGSASATTLAGRGIQFASEDRVATAVMQSAFAGIGAKLMAAAILVSTFGCVNGMLLAGARVYYAMSQDGLFFKSVGKLDEKTKTPVNSLWIQWAWTCLLCLSGSYGQLLDYVIFAVLVFYVLTIVGLFRLRRTRPDAPRPYRAFGYPVLPALYIVMALWICVVLLRYKPQYTWPGLLLVLLGVPVYWIWTRRAAKAA comes from the coding sequence ATGGGGCTCTTTTCCGCGACTGCCATCGTGATGGGCTCGATGATCGGGTCCGGCATCTTCATCGTTCCGGCTGACATGAGCCGCGTGCTGGGCTCGCCCGCACTGTTGATTGCGGCGTGGCTGGTAACGGCGGTGATGACGCTGATCGGCGCCCTGAGCTACGGCGAACTCGCCGCCATGATGCCTAAGGCCGGCGGACAGTATGTCTATCTGCGCGAAGGACTGGGACCGATCTGGGGCTTCCTCTACGGTTGGACGTTGTTCCTGGTGATCCAGACCGGAACGATCGCGGCGGTCGGCGTGGCCTTCGGCAAGTTCCTCGGCGTGTTCTTCCCGGGAGTGAGTCAGAACCGCTGGCTGTGGCACATCGGCAGCGGCAACATTGGATTGAACACGGCAAATCTCGCCGCCATAGCTGTGATTACGCTGCTGACTTTCACCAATACCCGTGGCGTGAAGCTGGGTGCGGCGGTGCAGAATGTTTTTACCAGCGCGAAGGTGCTGGCGCTGTTGGGGATGGTCGCGGTTGGTGTTGTCGCCAAGAACGCAGTTGCGATAGCCGCGAACTTTGGCGCGGGCTGGCACGCCTTCTTTGCAAACGCGGGTTGGCATACGCAGCATGCGGTGCAGGTCGGCGTTGGCGGGCCGATTGAGTATGTCGGCATCTTTACGGTGATTGCGGTCGTGCAGGTGGGATCTCTGTTCAGCTCCGATGCCTGGAACAATGTGACCTTTACCGCGGGCGAGATCCGCAACCCCAAGCGCAACCTGCCGCTGTCCCTGGCTCTGGGGACGGGTGTCGTGCTGCTGCTCTACATCCTCTGCAACTTCGTCTTCCTCAGCGTGCTCCCGATGGTGGGTTCGGCGAGCGCGACGACGCTGGCAGGGCGGGGAATCCAGTTCGCCTCCGAGGACCGTGTAGCCACGGCGGTCATGCAGTCGGCGTTTGCCGGAATCGGTGCGAAGCTGATGGCGGCGGCGATCCTGGTATCGACCTTCGGCTGCGTGAACGGGATGCTGCTGGCGGGCGCCCGGGTGTACTACGCGATGAGCCAGGACGGGCTGTTCTTCAAGAGCGTCGGCAAGCTCGACGAGAAGACCAAGACTCCCGTGAACTCGCTGTGGATTCAGTGGGCCTGGACCTGCCTCTTGTGCCTCAGCGGGAGCTACGGACAGTTGCTCGATTACGTGATCTTTGCTGTACTGGTGTTTTATGTGCTGACGATCGTGGGACTGTTCAGGCTTCGCCGGACGCGCCCTGATGCCCCACGGCCCTACCGGGCGTTTGGCTATCCTGTGCTTCCGGCTCTGTACATCGTCATGGCGTTGTGGATTTGTGTTGTACTGTTGCGATACAAGCCGCAGTACACATGGCCCGGGCTGCTGCTGGTGCTGCTCGGTGTGCCGGTGTATTGGATTTGGACAAGGCGAGCCGCGAAGGCTGCCTGA
- a CDS encoding amino acid permease, which produces MANLFAKKSMNVLMAEAGATGEGTLNRSLGPFQLTALGVGAVIGAGIFVLAGLGAHYAGPGLMLSFVLSGLGCAFAGLCYAEFAAMIPLAGSAYTYAYATLGELVAWIIGWDLTLEYAMGASTVSSGWSNHFIEMLEIFHIRFPLWLAYDHWTALGVAVDNVGRQIMASNYASLVPGTQEYIVQLGALKAAPTADMLARAHAFLGAPVLFGHEIGLNLPAFLIAMVVTTVLAIGIQESARFNSLIVVIKVVVVLFVLGLGSHYVHPANWGTSWHSFAPFGFAGIGAGAAYIFFAYIGFDAVSTTAQEAKNPQRDLPIGIIVSLILCTLLYIGVAAVLTGMVPWQQVNIEAPIARAFLDRGLPWASDIITAGALAGLTSVMLVMMLGQTRVLYAMANDGLLPKKFFAEVHPRFRTPFKNTFLVGTIAGVVGALTPIDDIGKMVNIGTLLAFVIVCISIIVLRRTDPNKVRPFRTPWVPFIPALGVLFNGYMMIKLGWVNWARLVIWLAIGLVVYFTYGQKNSRVQRGELPGELDAPIHE; this is translated from the coding sequence ATGGCGAATCTTTTTGCGAAGAAATCCATGAACGTGCTGATGGCCGAGGCGGGAGCCACGGGCGAGGGAACCCTCAATCGCTCACTCGGGCCATTTCAGTTGACGGCGCTCGGTGTCGGCGCTGTCATCGGCGCGGGCATCTTTGTGCTGGCGGGCCTGGGAGCCCACTATGCCGGCCCCGGCCTGATGCTGTCGTTCGTGTTGAGCGGTTTGGGATGTGCCTTCGCGGGACTTTGCTATGCGGAGTTTGCGGCCATGATTCCCCTGGCCGGATCGGCCTACACCTATGCCTATGCGACGCTCGGAGAGCTGGTCGCATGGATCATCGGCTGGGATCTGACGCTGGAATACGCCATGGGCGCGAGTACGGTCAGTTCGGGCTGGTCCAACCACTTCATCGAGATGCTGGAGATCTTCCATATCCGGTTCCCGCTGTGGCTGGCCTATGACCACTGGACCGCGCTGGGCGTGGCGGTGGATAACGTCGGGCGGCAGATCATGGCCTCCAACTACGCTTCGCTGGTTCCGGGAACGCAGGAGTATATCGTGCAGCTCGGCGCGCTGAAGGCCGCCCCGACAGCCGACATGCTGGCGAGAGCTCATGCCTTTCTTGGCGCTCCGGTGCTCTTCGGCCATGAGATCGGCCTGAACCTGCCGGCTTTCCTGATTGCGATGGTGGTTACGACCGTGCTGGCGATCGGCATCCAGGAGTCGGCAAGGTTCAACTCCCTCATCGTCGTGATCAAGGTAGTGGTGGTACTGTTTGTCCTGGGATTGGGGTCGCACTATGTCCACCCAGCCAACTGGGGCACCTCCTGGCACTCGTTTGCACCGTTTGGATTTGCGGGTATCGGCGCGGGCGCGGCGTATATCTTCTTCGCGTATATCGGCTTCGATGCGGTCTCCACGACAGCCCAGGAGGCCAAGAATCCGCAGCGCGATCTGCCGATCGGCATCATCGTCTCGCTGATCCTTTGCACGCTGCTGTACATCGGCGTAGCGGCTGTACTCACCGGCATGGTGCCGTGGCAGCAGGTCAACATTGAGGCTCCGATTGCCCGTGCGTTCCTCGACCGCGGATTGCCGTGGGCGAGCGATATCATCACGGCGGGTGCGCTGGCTGGATTGACGAGCGTGATGCTGGTCATGATGCTGGGCCAGACCCGTGTGCTGTATGCCATGGCGAATGATGGTTTGTTACCCAAAAAGTTCTTCGCCGAGGTTCATCCCAGGTTCCGCACGCCGTTCAAGAACACCTTCCTGGTGGGAACGATTGCAGGTGTCGTCGGCGCACTAACGCCGATCGACGATATCGGCAAGATGGTGAACATTGGAACGCTGCTGGCCTTTGTGATCGTATGTATCTCGATCATCGTGCTGCGCAGGACGGACCCCAACAAGGTGAGACCGTTCCGTACGCCGTGGGTTCCGTTTATTCCTGCCCTGGGTGTGCTCTTCAACGGCTACATGATGATCAAGCTGGGCTGGGTCAACTGGGCACGGCTGGTGATCTGGCTGGCCATTGGACTGGTCGTGTATTTCACCTACGGTCAGAAGAATAGCCGGGTACAGCGGGGCGAGCTTCCGGGGGAACTGGATGCGCCCATCCATGAATAG
- a CDS encoding GIY-YIG nuclease family protein: MPRREYHFWVYILSSRSRNLYIGMTNSLIRRTSTHREEVPGTHTARYSIHRLVYFEYFRYVRSAIAREKELKHWTREQKIELIERVNPTWEDLFLTLQEPVGFEG, encoded by the coding sequence ATGCCGCGCCGTGAATATCACTTCTGGGTCTACATACTTTCCAGTCGCTCACGCAATCTCTACATCGGAATGACTAACAGTCTGATCCGGCGAACCTCGACTCACCGCGAGGAGGTTCCGGGGACACATACTGCCCGTTATTCCATCCATCGCCTGGTCTATTTTGAGTACTTTCGCTATGTACGCAGCGCTATTGCACGCGAAAAGGAACTCAAACATTGGACTCGCGAACAGAAGATCGAACTCATTGAGCGCGTTAATCCGACCTGGGAGGATCTGTTTTTGACCCTTCAGGAACCAGTCGGGTTTGAGGGCTGA
- a CDS encoding efflux RND transporter periplasmic adaptor subunit — protein sequence MSLKKIALIVLGFLLLVGIVAGTIIQSRSSVTAVTTSKAVPQDLIATVSGTGQIKPKTGVNVGATAFGRVTHLYVKEGDHVKAGQLVATVESAQPASAVDAQKAAIASSKTDVESNIAAEKTARANIDQAKADLEQKKFDFDRAKSLYQDQLIAKQDYDAKKAAYDVSAATLQQRIASFSQARAQTSSARGHVDQAIATLAGNDYSLGLTQSRAPFDALVTNVPIREGETVVTGIQNAEGSTLMTLADMSVITAEVKIDETDIVNVAMNQPVDVTVDALPGKIFKGHVTEVGDQALLRTTGLATSQSTTGTEEAKDFKVIVTLDKQQSDDLRPGLSCTAKITTAHKPNTLTVPIQSLVQRDAASEKALFNNHGKEGAAGGPITKSNLTQGVYIVVQDNGQLRVKFVPITTGVTGATDIEVLSGLKDGDEVVTGRYKVLRTLKSGTAIKHDTALQTATDDNSSS from the coding sequence ATGAGCCTGAAGAAAATCGCCCTAATCGTCCTTGGTTTCCTGCTTCTGGTAGGCATTGTTGCGGGCACCATTATTCAAAGCCGCTCCAGCGTCACCGCCGTGACTACCAGCAAAGCTGTGCCCCAGGACCTCATCGCCACGGTCAGCGGCACCGGCCAGATCAAGCCCAAGACAGGCGTCAACGTCGGCGCGACGGCCTTTGGCCGCGTCACGCACCTCTACGTAAAAGAGGGAGACCACGTAAAGGCCGGCCAGCTTGTGGCCACCGTGGAAAGCGCGCAGCCCGCCAGCGCCGTCGATGCGCAGAAGGCAGCCATCGCCTCTTCCAAGACAGACGTCGAGAGCAACATCGCAGCCGAGAAGACCGCGCGCGCCAACATCGACCAGGCCAAGGCCGACCTCGAACAGAAGAAGTTCGACTTCGATCGCGCCAAGAGCCTCTACCAGGACCAGCTCATCGCCAAGCAGGACTACGACGCCAAGAAGGCCGCGTACGACGTCTCTGCCGCGACGCTGCAGCAGCGCATCGCCAGTTTCTCCCAGGCCAGGGCGCAGACCTCTTCCGCACGCGGCCACGTCGATCAGGCTATCGCCACGCTGGCGGGTAATGATTACAGCCTGGGTCTCACCCAGAGCCGCGCGCCCTTCGATGCGCTCGTCACCAACGTTCCCATCCGTGAGGGCGAGACCGTCGTAACCGGCATCCAGAACGCCGAAGGCTCTACCCTGATGACCCTCGCCGATATGAGCGTCATCACCGCTGAGGTCAAGATCGACGAGACGGACATCGTCAACGTCGCCATGAACCAGCCCGTCGACGTAACCGTCGATGCCCTGCCCGGCAAGATCTTCAAGGGCCACGTCACCGAAGTTGGCGACCAGGCGCTGCTGCGCACCACCGGCCTCGCCACCTCGCAGTCGACCACCGGCACGGAAGAGGCCAAGGACTTCAAGGTCATCGTCACGCTCGACAAGCAGCAAAGCGACGATCTGCGTCCCGGTCTCTCCTGCACTGCCAAGATCACAACTGCGCACAAGCCCAATACCCTGACCGTTCCCATCCAGTCGCTGGTACAGCGCGACGCTGCTTCTGAAAAGGCCCTGTTCAACAACCACGGCAAAGAAGGAGCGGCAGGCGGCCCGATCACCAAGTCCAATCTGACCCAGGGTGTTTACATCGTGGTGCAGGATAACGGCCAGCTCAGGGTAAAGTTCGTTCCGATCACCACCGGCGTCACGGGAGCGACGGATATCGAAGTCCTGAGCGGTTTGAAGGATGGAGACGAGGTCGTCACCGGCCGCTATAAGGTCCTGCGAACGCTCAAGAGCGGTACCGCGATCAAACACGATACTGCCCTCCAGACGGCGACAGACGATAATTCATCTAGCTGA
- a CDS encoding SIS domain-containing protein — MPETQSPAPYAHWMLREIHEQPETLKATLNSYVEAQGFRAETCAPLRTWLKKASGKIVIAASGSSRHAGLAAELFFEDLSGIHVDVEYASEYTYRNETALGDAVVMVVSQSGETADTLAALRKAKLAGHETLAITNVASSTMAKEATVSFPTEAGRERAIPATKSFTAQLLNLYLLSLLAAESRGVLDAAGLEVRLAELRELPASVKAQLPGWESSVRAIAERYKTAKNFLFLGRGVHYPIAREGALKLKESAYLHAEGYPSGELKHGPNALVSEGTPLVMIATVDRNDSESVQRYEKIVQLMRDMREQGANILAIANTGDEVVAELATNVVFVEPAREALLPMLEVITLQLLAYFMAINNGIDVDHPRNLTKAVLAE, encoded by the coding sequence ATGCCGGAAACACAGAGCCCCGCTCCTTATGCGCACTGGATGCTGCGCGAGATTCATGAACAGCCGGAGACCTTGAAGGCCACCCTGAACAGCTACGTGGAGGCGCAAGGCTTTCGTGCAGAGACATGCGCTCCGCTGCGGACTTGGCTGAAGAAGGCCAGCGGAAAGATCGTGATCGCCGCGAGCGGTTCCAGCCGTCATGCCGGACTAGCTGCCGAGCTTTTCTTTGAAGACCTGAGCGGTATCCATGTCGATGTGGAGTACGCCAGCGAATACACCTACCGCAATGAAACAGCGCTTGGGGATGCGGTGGTCATGGTGGTATCGCAGTCGGGAGAGACCGCGGACACGCTGGCCGCGCTGCGCAAGGCCAAGCTGGCGGGGCACGAGACCCTGGCGATCACCAACGTCGCAAGCTCCACCATGGCGAAGGAGGCGACGGTCTCCTTCCCGACCGAGGCCGGGCGCGAACGGGCGATTCCAGCAACCAAGAGCTTCACCGCACAGTTGTTGAACCTTTATCTTCTGTCGTTGCTCGCCGCAGAGTCGCGCGGGGTGCTCGATGCCGCAGGGCTGGAGGTACGGCTCGCCGAGCTGCGCGAGTTGCCGGCAAGCGTGAAGGCCCAGTTGCCGGGGTGGGAGAGCTCCGTCCGTGCGATTGCGGAGCGGTACAAGACGGCCAAGAACTTCCTGTTCCTGGGCCGAGGCGTGCATTATCCAATCGCCCGCGAAGGCGCGCTGAAGCTGAAGGAATCGGCCTACCTGCATGCGGAAGGCTATCCGAGCGGCGAACTGAAGCATGGACCGAATGCGCTGGTGAGCGAAGGAACGCCGCTGGTGATGATTGCAACGGTAGACCGCAACGACTCGGAGTCGGTGCAGCGCTACGAGAAGATCGTGCAGCTGATGCGGGACATGAGGGAGCAGGGCGCGAACATTCTGGCCATTGCCAATACAGGAGATGAAGTCGTGGCTGAACTGGCTACGAATGTGGTCTTTGTCGAGCCTGCGCGCGAGGCACTGCTTCCCATGCTGGAGGTCATTACCCTGCAATTGCTCGCTTACTTCATGGCGATCAATAACGGAATCGACGTGGACCATCCGCGCAACCTGACGAAGGCCGTTCTCGCGGAATAA
- the agaR gene encoding transcriptional repressor AgaR, with product MRKSKTPIPSNTEGLLIGERRQRMLDLIQRNGRVLVSELSDVFGISRITIRKDLDYLESKGLLQRSHGGALPRSSVLADPPLKAKEQHQLKEKQRIAEAAVKLVEEGHCVLLDSGTTTTAIARALTAFSSLTVVTNAVNIATELAGTDFDVILTGGTLRKSSFSLAGPIAEDMLREIHADILFLGVDGFDAKAGLTTPNVLEARINRAMVHAAEKVVMVCDSTKFGRRSLSLIVPADAIHTVITDTNLSEDQAEAIKALGVEVILV from the coding sequence ATGCGAAAGTCCAAAACTCCCATTCCATCGAATACGGAAGGTCTTCTGATCGGAGAACGCCGGCAGCGGATGCTCGATCTCATCCAGCGCAACGGCCGGGTGCTTGTCTCTGAGCTTTCGGATGTCTTTGGTATCTCGCGGATCACGATTCGCAAGGACCTCGACTATCTGGAATCGAAGGGACTGTTACAGCGCAGCCACGGCGGGGCCCTTCCGCGCAGCAGCGTGCTCGCCGATCCTCCGCTCAAGGCCAAGGAGCAGCACCAGCTCAAGGAAAAGCAAAGGATCGCCGAGGCCGCTGTAAAGCTGGTCGAGGAAGGGCATTGCGTTCTTCTGGACTCCGGTACGACGACCACGGCCATCGCCCGCGCGCTCACGGCGTTCAGCAGCCTGACCGTGGTTACCAATGCCGTCAATATCGCAACCGAACTGGCCGGCACGGACTTCGACGTGATCCTGACCGGTGGAACCTTGCGCAAGAGCTCGTTTTCTCTTGCGGGGCCAATCGCCGAAGACATGCTCCGCGAGATCCATGCCGACATCCTGTTTCTGGGCGTGGATGGCTTTGACGCCAAGGCAGGCTTGACGACTCCGAACGTCCTGGAAGCCCGCATCAATCGGGCGATGGTTCACGCCGCGGAAAAAGTGGTGATGGTGTGCGACTCCACGAAGTTCGGACGGCGAAGCCTGTCCCTCATCGTTCCGGCGGACGCGATCCACACGGTGATCACGGATACGAATCTTTCCGAGGATCAGGCGGAAGCGATTAAGGCGCTTGGGGTGGAAGTGATCCTGGTGTAG